The Aerosakkonema funiforme FACHB-1375 sequence AATTGCCGATACACTTCTTCATAAGCGCGACGCGCAAAAGAAAAGGTTAGGGGTGTGGTGACGCCGCTATAACTTTCCGCGATGTTGCTGTTATCCCAAATATTGAAAATGCCATCAGGATCGGAGATTTGTGTCAGTGCGGTGATGGGACGAGATTGCAATAAATAAATTTGTCCATCTTCAATTGCCCACTCAATATCTTGAGGTCGATCGAAGTAATTGCTTACCTCACGTACCAGCTTTGCAACTGCTAGGATTTGTTCGTCACTAAGGATAGGGTTTTCGCCAATTATTTGACGTTGAATGATGTTTTTTTGGCGATCGACATGATAGGTGTCGCCTTCGTTTTCTCCCGATACTAAAGAATTACCCAAACCGCAAACCGCACCGATTACTGCTATACTCCGTCTTCCCGTTACCGGATCTGCTGCAAAAGCAACTCCGGATACTGTGGGATTAACCATGCGTTGAATTAGCACGGCGGGGGGTTTTGGCATTGCAGACAAGCCAAGTTCTCGACGGTAATTCAAGATGCGATCGCTAAAATTCGATTGCCAAACTGCTACTATTTTTTCTGCTACTTCTTCTAGCGGTACGTTCAAAAAACTATCGAGTTGTCCTGCGAAAGAATGTTGCACATTATCTTCTTCAATTGCAGACGATCGCACTGCTACTAATTCCCCATTCGGGCAAAGTCGATGCAGGGTGTAGAGTAATTCTAATTTGACTGTTTTGTGTAGTTGGAGGTTGGTCAGCAATCTCTGAATTTTCACTTCATTTTGTTGTAGAGACGTTTCATCAAACGTCTCTACAGATAAAGAATTTTCATAAAATCTTTCTACAAAATTAAGACTGGTTTCAAAAGCTGTGGGGGAGAGTACAAAGCCTTTGGGGATGAGGAAACCTGCTTGTTGCAATTGGGCGATCGCTCTTGCCTTACCTCCCAGTATAGACGCCACCTCTTCCTTTCCCGCTACATCCAAGTTTTCATAATAAGTTTTTAAACTCCCTAGTGCCAATGTTTCCAAATTGATTATAATTTCCATGTTAGATTAATTTTTTTGTTCTTCAGTAATGAATTAAAGTTGTAGATGTCCTCTTGAGATGAGAAAGCTTTCGATGGTAAGTAATAAAATTGCTTTTGCGAAACAATGAAGTAATAAGTACGCCTTTTCACGACCCTCTGAATATTGCCCAGATTTATTTCTATTATACTACCATCTACAAAATATATTTTTATCCGTTCATCACCGATCTCAAATTGATGAGCTTTGTACGCCCTGTTGTTCTCCTGTGCAATCAAGAAGGTTAATAATAGACTAACGAACAAGACAATTAAAATTAAAATAGGCACTAGGAAAGACAGCATCACTCTTAAAGGTAATCCGGACAACTTTATGAATATTGCCAGAACTATCAATACCACACTGAATTTTAGAGAAAATTCAATTATAATATCTTTGCATAAATCCCGAACTGTCCATCTGTATTCCCGACTTATAATTTGCATAATGTCACTTAAGCACTAGCTTCATCAATAAGGCAAGTAATGTAACAAGCGCAATGTCAGCGGTACAATACCTAAACTTAAATATACAAGCAATGTCCAGAGACTAGAGGTTTTTTCTATAAGTTTAGCCCATTTAGTAATCGGTTGACGCAGAAAAAGCCATGCCACAGCGATCGCAACAATGAATAATATCGCTAGCAAGCAACCGACAGGTGTTGCAAAGTCGATTTGGGAGGCGGATATAAAGGATGCGATCGCCGTCAATGCGATCGCGCCAAGCCAAGCAAACACAGCTTTTTTCCGTCCCCAAACAGCGCTGTAAGTCTCGACACCGAACTCTTCATCTTTGGGCGATCGAATCTTGCGTCCGATTTCAATTACCATCCCATTAAAAAAGCTAGCGACCAAAAACCAAAAAATATCCGCAGGCGGGGACGCCTGCGCCACTAACCAATCACAAGCTGTTGCATACAAATTAATCAGGGGTACAATTACTATGTGGCTGCACATATAAGCCAAAAGATGAGCCTTTAGCCAATTATGCACAAAGAATTCTTTGCACATCAACCCAAAGTAAAGCCACACCAAACCCAGCAACAATGCCAAAGTTGGTGTTAACCAAACAGCCAAACTTAGCTGAATTATGCCAGTAGCAACACCCAGCCAACCTAACTCGCGCAAACTCACCAAACCTCTGGGAACGGGACGGTAAGGACGGTATCGCAAATCGTCATCAAAATCTTTAAATTCATCTGCAATCCGCAGTTGCAAAAAGAAGAGAAAAACGCTGATAAAGGCAACTATTATTGTACTGAGATTCAGTATTTTTGTGCCACCGCGCAGCAGGACAGAATAGCTAATCGCAGCACTGCTGAAAATTGCAATTAGTACTCCATGAGCTACAATTGGGAAGCGTTCTCGCTGATATATCCACCAGCGATCGAACATTGTTTGCTGCTGCATAATTCTAGCTTATTGTATTATTAAAAATCCCTAAAGCTTCCTCAATTTCTTGATTGCTCCAACCTTCAAATCTGAGTCTATTAGCAATTTGAGTGTCGCTCCAACCATATTTATCTTTGCCTTGTTTCATATATTTAACTAAAGCCATTTGTTGAGAAGTCAGCGGTACACTTTCTTGGCGGGGTAATGTGGGGTTAGGCGCGATCGATGTACTTGCTTGCGAAATGCGATCGGCACTGGTTTCCCCCTCACCGGAATTACGATATTTATATAGTAAAATTCCTCCCCAAATGATGCCCCAAATAGGCGCTACTATCATCAAACCGATCAACCAAGCGATCGCGCCAAGAAGAGCAATTCCAATTCCCAGCGTACAGATTGCTAAAAACATTAAACTTGTGACCGCATTTTGTACGCTACCCGTAGTGGCGACTAAGAAAACAAAGATAACGAGCGCTCCCACAAAAACACTTAACAGATGAAAAGTTAATTTTTCATTTTCACTCATTCGTTGTCCTAACATTTGCGATTTACCTCAGAATTTACAATCACAATCTATTGTCAATTACCGTTTCCCAGTAGCGAATGAACACAATAATCAATGCCATATAAATGGGTATAGCAAAAGCTAATTCTACTGGTGTATTAAGGATAGGCGTCTTATAACCGAGCCAAGTTTCCACTGTGCTGTGATTGTAAACTCGGTAGTTATTTTGCATCAACCAAGATTCGATCGGCCAAGCTATAGCAGTCGTAATTATTACAGCAATAGCAAATCTTTGCGGAGTTGGATAATTGATGAAAAATTTACCAACTACAGCCGCAGCAAACCCGACAATGAGAATCCACATCCCTGTTTGGATAAAGCTAATATCGTGAAAAATGTACGACCACTTGGGAAAATTTTCATTGCTCACCATTGGCTCAATCATTACTTCAAATAAGAAGATTCCCATGAAAGCAAGGAAAAAGCTGCGTACCCATTTCCTGCGCTTTACAGGTATGAGGGGAATATCGTCTATTACAAAACTCCAATATTTGTAAAATGCGATGACCAATGCCATAAACACGGGTACATAATATAGGATTTCTAGCGGTACTCCCGCCACCCAAATACCTGAAGTAGCCTCGATAACTTCCGGAGCGTAACTGCGAAGTCCTATATTGACCACAATCGTTTCTAAAACTATGACTGCCAGTGTCAATATAATTAGATAAATTACAAATTTTTTCCACTCTTTCCAATCTGGTAAAAGTTTATCTACCAGTAGCACAACCCCCAAAATTAACTCTGCCCAACCTATAGTTAATATCCAACTAACATCGTGGTAAACATACGCCCATTGCCCCATTCTGAAGTTATGCCACATGGGAGCGGTAAACAACTCAAACATCATTACTCCCGCACTCATTATGAGAAAGCGTAGGGGTAATTTATCTGTGACTTTACGAAGTATTATGAAAGCGGCAGCAACTCCAGCAAAAATAAAAAGCTCAAACAGCACGATGGGTATAGTTGGACTTTTATCGAAGTTGCAGTTTGCCAGAATTGGTGTGAGATAGAGGAGTGAAATCATAAGGTAATGGTGAATTACTAAATGTGGATATTGAGGTTGCCACTTGAGACAGTTTCTTTTTGCCGAAATTCAGAATCTTTGATTTTGCATCCACCCCACTTTGCCTGACAAAATTCGGGTAGAGTTGTCAATCTATCCCAGATTTTCCAAAGGGGTTCTTCGAGAATGTTGCCAAACTTGGCATGGTTGAAATCGCAGGACATAATATCACCGTAAGGCGAAACGTAAAAATAGCTTGTACCGCAAGAACAACCGACGCTGCGATGACTGGTAAAATAAGCAAAGAAAACTACTCCCGGATAATTGGGATTTTGGTTATATTTTCTAGCTGACTGAATCATCTCTTCTATCCAGTCGTTGTTATCAACTAAGTCTTGCCGCTCTTTATATCTTCCTGTTGGCAAAGCATCGAAAACGAGGACTTCATGGATGCCTATCTTTTTCCCCAATTTAACAATTCTGTCTAATTCTCCATCGCGGTAAGATTCCGGAGTCATAGTTGTAGAGATTCCGACAGAAAAGCCTAACTTTTTCGCTGTTTGGATACCTCGCATTGCTCGATCGAACAAACCCGTTTGTTTGCGAAATCGGTCGTGCTTTTCCGGACTTGCCGCATCTATGCTAATATAAATGCTGTCCAATCCTGCCTTTTTTAATTCTGCTGCCCGCTTCTCCAAATGCCAACCGTTGGTAAATAGAATAGTAGTGGAAAAGTCTTTATTAACTGCTTTGATAATTTCCGGTAATTCTTGGTGCAGGAGCGGTTCTCCACCGACAAAGTTAATTACAGATACTCCCAACTCTTGCGCGTCTTTGATGAGTTTTTGTGCTTGCTGTAATGTGAGAATATTTTTGTTTTTCTCTTCAACAGCTTCAAAGAAACTACAATGCTCGCAAGTCGCATTGCAGATATCATTAACCGCAAAACTCATCAAGTTGGGCAAATTTTTATTCTGAATGGTGCGATATAGGGCGCGAGCGATGAAGTTAGATGCTGGTTTGCTGAATAAAGCGGGAGTGGATAGGGAATAAACCGGGTATCCATTACGGAAATGTATGATTTTGTTATGATTTAGATAGATTTGATACAAAATTTTAACAAAGTCGGCGCTGTAGTCTAAAGCCCTAGTGGCAAGGAACCATTTGAGGCGAATATTGCTAAGAAAGGGGTTCATGTATTGGCTAGATTAAGGGCGGTATACACTAGATTAATGTGTGGCATTGGCTCTTAAA is a genomic window containing:
- a CDS encoding UbiA family prenyltransferase, with the translated sequence MQQQTMFDRWWIYQRERFPIVAHGVLIAIFSSAAISYSVLLRGGTKILNLSTIIVAFISVFLFFLQLRIADEFKDFDDDLRYRPYRPVPRGLVSLRELGWLGVATGIIQLSLAVWLTPTLALLLGLVWLYFGLMCKEFFVHNWLKAHLLAYMCSHIVIVPLINLYATACDWLVAQASPPADIFWFLVASFFNGMVIEIGRKIRSPKDEEFGVETYSAVWGRKKAVFAWLGAIALTAIASFISASQIDFATPVGCLLAILFIVAIAVAWLFLRQPITKWAKLIEKTSSLWTLLVYLSLGIVPLTLRLLHYLPY
- a CDS encoding radical SAM/SPASM domain-containing protein — translated: MNPFLSNIRLKWFLATRALDYSADFVKILYQIYLNHNKIIHFRNGYPVYSLSTPALFSKPASNFIARALYRTIQNKNLPNLMSFAVNDICNATCEHCSFFEAVEEKNKNILTLQQAQKLIKDAQELGVSVINFVGGEPLLHQELPEIIKAVNKDFSTTILFTNGWHLEKRAAELKKAGLDSIYISIDAASPEKHDRFRKQTGLFDRAMRGIQTAKKLGFSVGISTTMTPESYRDGELDRIVKLGKKIGIHEVLVFDALPTGRYKERQDLVDNNDWIEEMIQSARKYNQNPNYPGVVFFAYFTSHRSVGCSCGTSYFYVSPYGDIMSCDFNHAKFGNILEEPLWKIWDRLTTLPEFCQAKWGGCKIKDSEFRQKETVSSGNLNIHI